The Torulaspora globosa chromosome 8, complete sequence genome segment ATGTTTAAAAAGCGACATCGGGCAAGGGAAGACGTCGTGATTCTGACATAGACGTAGTACATCTACGGTGATATTGGTCAATTCAAGAGCTTTATTTAGGCAGTTGGTCCGACCGTTCCAAGGTGCCCGAGACACAGCAGCCCGAAGTTCCGTTAGAACATGTCACGACAACCGAAGTACAAGGTGCCGAAGAGCAACTGGAGCTCACCGCCAGTTCTTTCTGTTGGTTTGACATCAGAACCTGTACTTCCGAGCGAACGCAGGTGTTTTAAACTGTAAAAAAGGTCCGGAGAAGCACTGACTATGACGAAGAGGCGGATTGGGCAAAAGAGcaatgaagaagttattAAGGCGGTCGATACGATGGAAGCATTCGGTTCACACCCCGGACATATCTCAGACACCGAACTTTACCAAATACTCACCGATTCGGCCTATCAATGAAGAATTGGCACCATACGTACTGGAGACCATGCGGGCGTTCCCTACTGGGTCTCGGCATGTGAACCAACAGCATTACTATCACAATCGAACTGTGTTGATTGAGGACTATCTGCGAAAGAAGCCGCACCCGGTGTCGCTGATGCAATTGGCGCAGTATTACGACGATTCTGCGCAGCTGACGAAACAAAAGATTATCAACTCGGGCAAGTTTGTTAaggaggagctggcgaTAAGGATGGCGCATAAGTTGCATTCTCTGCAGCAGTTGCCCTTCCATGTAGTGAACAACTTCCATTTTGTTCAGGCCTACGAGTCATACTACAATATCTTCGAAAGGTTCAGGAAATACCCGACGATACGCACGATAGAAGATAACGAGAAGTTTGCCGCATTTTTGCGGCGGATCCTCCAAGATTTCAATTCGCTGAATCTGCCCCACCTGGTCATGGGGGCCTTGGAATGCACCATATTGGATCTGTACCCGCAGGATAAGATGGACGAGTTGCTGTCAAGTCTGCTGAGGGCCCGTATATCGAGGCGGCTGATCGTAGAGGAGCACATCAGTATCACGTCCAACTATTCAAGCGGTAAGAAGGAGAACACGCTGGTCCTCGGTGACATTTTCCAGGAGTGTTCTGCCAAAGAGTACATCCTGCAGGCCAGCAAGACGTGCgaaaaattcatcaagGACATGTACTACGAGAGTATGGCGCTCCCGGAGCTGTTTATTGACGGCGAAGTCGATCTAAAGTTTTACTTCCTGCCCACCCACCTCAAGTATCTTCTGGGCGAAATACTGAGAAACACCTACGAGGCCACCGTGAAGGACTACATAAGGCAGGGGCTCGATAAGCCGCAGCCGATCTGCATAACCATTGTCAAGAACGATGAGTCGTTCCTCTTCCGCATCTCGGACAGGGCCGGCGGCATCCCGATCAATGACAAGAATATCTGGTCGTTCGGCAAGAGCAAAGAGCGGGCGAGCGAATCTCTCGAGAACTTTCACAGGCTGCCGGGGCTGCAGACCGTGTCTCTCTACGACCATTTGTACCAGACGAACAACGCCATCTCAGTCGACAAGGCGAACAGACCCTACCGACACACTTCGCTGGAGCCCATGAGCCACACAAACCTTACAGGCGCTAAGTTCAAGTTCGAGACCCCCCTCATCAAGCTGATGCAGAGGTCCTATCGCTACAAACTGGGCATCGGCCTCGCGATGTGCAAGGTATACGCCGAGTACTGGAACGGCGATCTCACACTCCACTCGCTGCCCGGCTACGGGACCGACACGGTGCTGAAACTCGGTAATCTGATCCACTCGGCCAAGAAGTTGCAGCTGGACAAGGTCTAACACAGCTTGGAGCCATCTGGCTGCCATTATGATTCGGCCTATTTTCACGTGATGAAGATGTGTTAGCCATAGCGACATTTTGTATGTAAGCTGTGAATCTTGCATCGCCACCGCTAATCACAGAGACAGCAAGCCATTAAATAAGCTTAGTACTACTTTAAACAGATTTCTGAGTATCAAATAGTAGTTCAAATATCAGTACGGGACATAGAGGTGAACGGAACGTATAACGATGTCTACGCCTGCGAGAAGAAGGTTAATGAGAGACTTTAAAGTATGTCGACACGGTGTCATTCGACTGTTCTAACTAAGATTATTCGACTAACAATGTATCTGATTTAGCGAATGAAAGAAGATGCGCCACCTGGGGTCTCGGCGTCGCCGCTACCGGATAACGTGATGGTATGGAATGCAATGATAATTGGCCCAGCGGATACGCCGTATGAGGATGGTACCTTTAGATTACTGCTAGAATTCGACGAAGAGTATCCGAATAAGCCTCCACATGTGAAGTTTCTGAGCGAAATGTTCCATCCAAACGTGTACGCCAATGGCGAAATATGTCTCGATATACTGCAAAACCGATGGACACCGACTTATGATGTGGCATCGATACTTACGTCGATTCAAAGTCTGTTCAATGATCCTAACCCTGCATCTCCTGCGAACGTGGAGGCTGCCACGCTTTTCAAGGACCACAAGTCTCAATACGTGAAGAGAGTGAAAGAGACGGTAGAGAAATCGTGGGAGGACGACATGGACGACAtggacgacgacgacgaagaagaagatgacgaaTGACGAAAATGCTAGCGTTAAGTTCATGTACAGCTAAGAAACATCTGATCTTCACTACACTATGTTAATAATCAGTCAAAAGAATTTGGCATTATACGGGATTTTTATCTACAACGGTAGCGAACGACTCGCCACTCTTTCGTACTTGATATTCTTTCCATCCAACGGCGATCGAAACTGCTACGGCAGACCAGACAAACAGTCTGCTAATCGGGTCAATCGTCCTTTCATCGAAGAATGCTTGTCTCGCGGGAGTGGCTGCGTATAGATTAACCATTTcgcttttcttcagcttcctACACGGTATCCTCGGGTCGCTAGCGCTCCTAGCTCTGCGAAGGAAAGTGAAATCTGACGGTCTTTCGGAGACAGTGAAGCTCATTCCGTCTCTTGGCCCATGGGATCCAAACGACAGGTAGAACTGGGCCTGCTTTATGAAATTTGGAACGCTTGACCACGGCTTCTCGTTTTCTACATCGCTGGCctttttcaacagttcCAGCTCGTCTTCCTTCAGGAGTGGGAAACTCTTGACCATCTCATTTGTAGATAGCAAGCCCGTCGATTCATCGAAGtcgaacttcttcttgagtAAACTTTCCAATTCACCGGAATTCAACCGTTCCAAAAGCAACGTGCTATTCGTTAGCTGCTCCaaatcgtcatcctccTGGGTATGAGAAGTAGCCTGGAACAGGGACCCCACATCGCGCAACGATGAGATGATCAGGTTGGAATTGCCCGTTGGTTTCTGATTCAACCGCTTATTTTGCTTGATGATAAGAGATTTAGGTGGAATCCTCGTCGACTGATGCCTTATCAACCGCAACATCCTGTTATACAATTGCACTATATCGCTGGTAGATCTAACTGTTGCCCAGGTATGCTTGACTTGTAGCACTAGCAGGCCTTCTTAAGACGCACGTCATGTGACCATTCTGGCTATCAACTATTCAGAGACAAACCATTAGAGAGTTTAGACTTAACTTATAACGCTACCTCTTTGTCTCCTTGCGCTTTGCGGATCGACTTGTTTATGCTCGGTCTGACTTCTCGCGAGCAGACCTAATATATCGGTCAGGGAGACGACTCCGATCAGCTTACCGGTGCGGTACTCCTTCTCGAAGAGGTTAGATGCTACGGCCGAGGAGTGAGGTGACGGCGGGTCTTCCATGGCGGAGATGATGGGTGATTGTGAAGTGTTTGTGGTATTGGGGCCTGCGGCTGCTGACGGTGACGCATAAGAACCCTGCGACAGCGATTCGAGCGAAGTGGACGACGACGCCGATTCCGGGGGCTGGACGATCCACAGTCTATGCGATTTTGTAGCGACCAACTTGGCCAGAGTTCTTGCCAGCGAGCTGGTCGGATACACGTGGAAGATCGGGAACGAGTCCTTGCCCATCTCGAGGCCCCTGACGTTTAGAATAACGGAGATGAAATGGCGACAACTCTTGTGCAAGAGCGGGTATTGGGAGGTTCTCGTGACGTGCTTGACGTCTGTCACGGAAATGTTACCGATCAGATTGGCCTGCCGATCTACCACGGCGATCGACGATATGCGTTCCTGATACATCTTGTATAGTGCCATTATAAGCGGTTCATCGCCCTGGATCGAGATCACACGTGATTGCCTCGACGTTGGCTTGGCGTGCGAATTGAGCACTCCGATCTTCAAGTCCTGCAGCGACGTGTTGAACAGCGGTTCCAGACTGGGGAACGTCCTGGCGTTGTCCCACAGATATCTGATGAGACGCCGTTGCGAGAGCACGCCTTTAATCTGCGACATCTCCACGTTGGTGATGGCCACCCTGTGCACCCCGGATCCGAGGATCCCCATCACGGTCGACAAGTTCTCCGTCTCTGCCAGCTTGTAAAACGGGTTCTTGGGCGTCAGCTTAACGATCTCCCCGACCGGCACGGGCTTGCCGTTCTGACAATCCTGCTGGATCGCGCGGTCGTTGACGCgtatcttgttcagaacCACCAGCAGATACGAGTTCAAATCGTTGTAGTCGAAAGTAAGACAGTTCATGTCCCCGGGATACTGCTCCACGGGCAGCGACGTCAGATGGTGTCTGATCATTGTATTGAACGCCTCCTCCACCGACATCGACCCGGGCACCGTCACCAGCTTGTTCTGCTCCACCAGCTCCGACAGTCGGATGTGCTGCCACTCCTGGTGGTGAACCGTATACAGACACTGCGACGCCGTAGGCCCCATCCCCACCGACTCGCACTCGCTCCCGGTCTGCGTCTCGTGATCTCTCGAAGATCCCGAAATCGACGAAACAGACGAATGAGAAGATCCAATCGACGTCGTTCTCGCCAACCCCTCCGCTCCCTCTCCCTTCTGTTGTTCATGCTGCGGTTGCCGCTGATGGTGATGCGGCAAATGAGGGGGCGTCGACAACATTTCCACGATCGACGCGTGTCTCGAAGCAGTCAAATTGGGACTGCAAGAACTCCCGCTGGGACCATTCGACCCACTGGTACCAGACATAGCAAACCaccttgatcttcttcctcttcctcttcctcctgcTGTCTCCTCGTCTTGCTCCAGTTCTATAGGAGGTCAACCTAGCCTGGACCTCCTTTACCCTGTGGTTCCCATCACGACACACGACACCCATTCACCCGAGACCCCTATCCCGTTACCCGGCGCAAGACACAAAAACACAAAAAATAAAATCCAACAAAACGTCGCCGCGCACTCCACACGGCGAGCCcaccaaaaaaaaaaaaaaactggGCAGATCGCTCGTTTAGCCGCCCACGAAAACCGCCCCGATAATCTCGCCTCGAAACGAGCAAGGATTCCGGCGGTGGCGTGCTGTTTTACGGCGGGCGGTAACATCGGGCctcaacaaagaaaaagaaatAGGTGGCACCTATGCCAGGTTTTTGATGGGTTTGAGTAACTAGGCTGGCAATACATATATAAGAGAGTGGTTGAAAGGGACCAGATAGAGGTGTAGAGCAGTGGTTGGagagcaagatcaagacgACAAAGATGTCTAAGATGGATGAAGTCGATTTGGTTCAGGCCAATATCCTGGCATCCGGTTGCAACAAGAAATCGGTTCGGGTTGTCAATGGATTTGGTTCTATGATGGGGTCGAAGGACATGGTGAGTGTTGACTACGAGAAGGATTCGAACATGGATCATTTGTTACGTCGGGATcaggaggagaaggagaaataCGCGAAGAACAAGCATATTTCGGAGCAGCCATGGACGTTGAATAACTGGCACAAGCATCTGAACTGGCTGAACATGATCCTGGTGGTGGTTTTGCCCAGTATTGGTTGGTATTTTGCGCTCTCCGGGAAGGCGCGTCTGCAATGGCAGACTCTTGCTTTTTCGATCGCTTACTACGTTGTGGGCGGCGCATCGATCACTGCGGGTTACCACAGATTGTGGTCTCACAGGTCGTACAATGCTCGCTGGCCGTTGAGGCTTTGGTACGCGTTCTTCGGGGCTGCCAGCGTCGAGGGCTCTATCAAATGGTGGGGCCACTCGCACAGACTGCACCACCGTTACACAGACACGGTGCGGGACCCTTACGACGCGCGCCGCGGGCTGTGGTTCTCGCACATGGGGTGGATGCTGTTGAAGCCAAACCCAAAGTACAAGGCGAGGGCGGACATCGAGGACTTGACTGACGACTGGATCGTGAGATTCCAACACAGACACTACTTGCTGATCGTGTTGCTGTCTGCGTTCATTCTACCCACGTTGGTGTGTGGATATTTTTTCAATGACTATCTTGGCGGGTTCATCTACGGCGGGTTGATCCGTGTGTTTTGCATCCAACAGGCCACTTTCTGCATCAACTCGTTGGCGCACTACCTCGGTGACCAGCCATTCGACGATAGAAGGACGCCACGTGACAACTGGGTCACAGCTTTGGTTACGTTTGGTGAGGGCTACCACAACTTCCACCACGAGTTCCCAACGGATTACAGAAACGCTATCAAGTGGTACCAGTACGATCCAACAAAGATTATCATCTACATGAGTTCGCTGTGTGGATTGGCGtacgatttgaaaaagttCTCTCACAACGCGATCCAGCAGGCTCTAgtgcaacagcagcagaagaagctcgaCAGACAGAGGTCCAAGTTGAACTGGGGGCCACAGTTGACCGACTTGCCCGTTTGGGACAAGCAGGACTTCCTCAGAGAAATGGAAAAGAGGAAGGGTTTGGTGGTCATCTCTGGCATCGTGCACGACGTCTCCGGTTACATCTCCGAGCACCCTGGTGGTGAGACTTTGTTGCAAGCTGCGCTTGGAAAGGACGCTACCAAGGCGTTCAACGGTGGTGTGTATCGTCACTCCAACGCGGCTCATAACGTGTTGGCCACTATGAGAGTGGCCGTCGTTAAGGAGGGTGAAGACGCTGCCATCAAGTTCGCCGCGAGAAGAGGTGAAATCTATGCAAAGACCGCAAAGGCTGAATAGTGGCCTGGTGCTttgtctttttttcttggcacTTTTTAACTTATATTTCAAAATGGATTCATGATAAACGCTTTCTCTTTCTATTAAGTTACATATAATTATTGCAAATATTTTTCAAACATTTCCTCCTCTCGGGGGAACTGCATGTTCTGATCGTCATTGTACATCTTCTCGAACAGTTTGGTTAGTTCTTCAACGTTTAGATTTTCGCAGTTCTTGATACCAAACGTCTCGGTACATCGTTTCATCCAGTTCATCCTGTACTTGGTAT includes the following:
- the GEP7 gene encoding Gep7p (ancestral locus Anc_6.108); the encoded protein is MLRLIRHQSTRIPPKSLIIKQNKRLNQKPTGNSNLIISSLRDVGSLFQATSHTQEDDDLEQLTNSTLLLERLNSGELESLLKKKFDFDESTGLLSTNEMVKSFPLLKEDELELLKKASDVENEKPWSSVPNFIKQAQFYLSFGSHGPRDGMSFTVSERPSDFTFLRRARSASDPRIPCRKLKKSEMVNLYAATPARQAFFDERTIDPISRLFVWSAVAVSIAVGWKEYQVRKSGESFATVVDKNPV
- a CDS encoding uncharacterized protein (ancestral locus Anc_6.107); its protein translation is MSGTSGSNGPSGSSCSPNLTASRHASIVEMLSTPPHLPHHHQRQPQHEQQKGEGAEGLARTTSIGSSHSSVSSISGSSRDHETQTGSECESVGMGPTASQCLYTVHHQEWQHIRLSELVEQNKLVTVPGSMSVEEAFNTMIRHHLTSLPVEQYPGDMNCLTFDYNDLNSYLLVVLNKIRVNDRAIQQDCQNGKPVPVGEIVKLTPKNPFYKLAETENLSTVMGILGSGVHRVAITNVEMSQIKGVLSQRRLIRYLWDNARTFPSLEPLFNTSLQDLKIGVLNSHAKPTSRQSRVISIQGDEPLIMALYKMYQERISSIAVVDRQANLIGNISVTDVKHVTRTSQYPLLHKSCRHFISVILNVRGLEMGKDSFPIFHVYPTSSLARTLAKLVATKSHRLWIVQPPESASSSTSLESLSQGSYASPSAAAGPNTTNTSQSPIISAMEDPPSPHSSAVASNLFEKEYRTGKLIGVVSLTDILGLLARSQTEHKQVDPQSARRQRGSVIS
- the RAD6 gene encoding E2 ubiquitin-conjugating protein RAD6 (ancestral locus Anc_6.109), which translates into the protein MKEDAPPGVSASPLPDNVMVWNAMIIGPADTPYEDGTFRLLLEFDEEYPNKPPHVKFLSEMFHPNVYANGEICLDILQNRWTPTYDVASILTSIQSLFNDPNPASPANVEAATLFKDHKSQYVKRVKETVEKSWEDDMDDMDDDDEEEDDE
- the OLE1 gene encoding stearoyl-CoA 9-desaturase (ancestral locus Anc_6.106), translated to MSKMDEVDLVQANILASGCNKKSVRVVNGFGSMMGSKDMVSVDYEKDSNMDHLLRRDQEEKEKYAKNKHISEQPWTLNNWHKHLNWLNMILVVVLPSIGWYFALSGKARLQWQTLAFSIAYYVVGGASITAGYHRLWSHRSYNARWPLRLWYAFFGAASVEGSIKWWGHSHRLHHRYTDTVRDPYDARRGLWFSHMGWMLLKPNPKYKARADIEDLTDDWIVRFQHRHYLLIVLLSAFILPTLVCGYFFNDYLGGFIYGGLIRVFCIQQATFCINSLAHYLGDQPFDDRRTPRDNWVTALVTFGEGYHNFHHEFPTDYRNAIKWYQYDPTKIIIYMSSLCGLAYDLKKFSHNAIQQALVQQQQKKLDRQRSKLNWGPQLTDLPVWDKQDFLREMEKRKGLVVISGIVHDVSGYISEHPGGETLLQAALGKDATKAFNGGVYRHSNAAHNVLATMRVAVVKEGEDAAIKFAARRGEIYAKTAKAE
- the PKP2 gene encoding protein kinase PKP2 (ancestral locus Anc_6.110) → MKKLLRRSIRWKHSVHTPDISQTPNFTKYSPIRPINEELAPYVLETMRAFPTGSRHVNQQHYYHNRTVLIEDYLRKKPHPVSLMQLAQYYDDSAQLTKQKIINSGKFVKEELAIRMAHKLHSLQQLPFHVVNNFHFVQAYESYYNIFERFRKYPTIRTIEDNEKFAAFLRRILQDFNSLNLPHLVMGALECTILDLYPQDKMDELLSSLLRARISRRLIVEEHISITSNYSSGKKENTLVLGDIFQECSAKEYILQASKTCEKFIKDMYYESMALPELFIDGEVDLKFYFLPTHLKYLLGEILRNTYEATVKDYIRQGLDKPQPICITIVKNDESFLFRISDRAGGIPINDKNIWSFGKSKERASESLENFHRLPGLQTVSLYDHLYQTNNAISVDKANRPYRHTSLEPMSHTNLTGAKFKFETPLIKLMQRSYRYKLGIGLAMCKVYAEYWNGDLTLHSLPGYGTDTVLKLGNLIHSAKKLQLDKV